One part of the Lapillicoccus jejuensis genome encodes these proteins:
- a CDS encoding tetratricopeptide repeat protein: protein MSTTPQTPQTPESERAGGVTVAEVRVLDGPNLYFTRPAVKVSLRLPGYLALDRKAATELARLVGLGASSPGKPGTAQRQRFVMRFAAHVTRRLATLVGVQRIAVRTRTGRGVDEVVVAIPWRHREWGRATGEELGPVLEGLLEVHAQDPVDAADVEDVLEAAAERVRETDPGPASQVVVPQVPVVSITGTNGKTTTTRLVAHISMTAGFVTAWSSTSGVVVMGETIEAGDYSGPSGARAVLATPGLEIGVLETARGGMLLRGMGVASNDVSVVTNVTADHLGLQGIDTLDQLAEVKAIVTTVTKPDGWVVLNGDDPRVWAMRHRIRARPWAFSLDPDSPALRESLDAGGRGVTLLDGEIVVLSRGKDPDRLARVVDVPVTLSGLSRFNIANALAGAAAALGLGMPRSAVVEGLKSFAPDPVLNEGRLNTYSVPVGADDAAAAERGTATVILDMAHNEAGLEALLEVAHGLKTPGARVHVGIGATGDRPDEAIEGLGEIAGKSADRVVIAHKPKYLRGRTIEDIDGHLRAGLARVGTVDVETYETELGGLEALLDAARPGDVVAYMAHDERPRCAARLVELGGSSDDPRTIRRKVVEARGGHELDAEIAELWALDDAAERVSRFRALVGDRPRDLRLAYELACALSEAGEDSEAVELHVATVARGLREPFRHRAQLRAAAGVRTLGRLDEALDLLDEVSTTHPGSVAAAALRGLVLADAGREREAVADLLDALLDHAADEDATSYRAAVRAQAEALREG from the coding sequence GTGAGCACGACCCCGCAGACCCCGCAGACCCCGGAGAGCGAGCGGGCCGGCGGCGTCACCGTCGCCGAGGTCCGGGTGCTCGACGGGCCGAACCTCTACTTCACCCGGCCGGCCGTCAAGGTCAGCCTCCGGCTGCCGGGGTACCTCGCGCTCGACCGCAAGGCGGCCACGGAGCTGGCCCGGCTCGTCGGGCTCGGCGCGTCGAGCCCGGGCAAGCCGGGGACGGCGCAGCGCCAGCGCTTCGTCATGCGCTTCGCCGCGCACGTGACGCGGCGGCTGGCCACGCTGGTCGGGGTGCAGCGGATCGCCGTACGGACGCGGACCGGGCGAGGCGTCGACGAGGTCGTCGTGGCCATCCCGTGGCGGCACCGCGAGTGGGGCCGGGCGACCGGCGAGGAGCTCGGGCCGGTGCTCGAGGGGCTGCTCGAGGTGCACGCGCAGGACCCCGTGGACGCCGCCGACGTCGAGGACGTCCTCGAGGCGGCCGCGGAGCGGGTCCGCGAGACCGACCCCGGGCCCGCCAGCCAGGTCGTCGTCCCCCAGGTGCCGGTCGTGTCGATCACCGGCACCAACGGCAAGACGACGACGACGCGGCTCGTCGCCCACATCAGCATGACCGCGGGGTTCGTCACCGCGTGGAGCTCGACCTCCGGCGTCGTCGTCATGGGCGAGACGATCGAGGCGGGCGACTACTCCGGACCGAGCGGCGCGCGGGCCGTGCTCGCCACCCCGGGCCTGGAGATCGGGGTCCTGGAGACCGCGCGCGGCGGGATGCTGCTGCGTGGCATGGGCGTCGCGAGCAACGACGTCAGCGTCGTCACCAACGTCACCGCCGACCACCTGGGTCTGCAGGGCATCGACACGCTCGACCAGCTCGCCGAGGTCAAGGCCATCGTCACGACGGTGACCAAGCCCGACGGGTGGGTCGTGCTCAACGGCGACGACCCGCGCGTGTGGGCCATGCGGCACCGGATCCGGGCCCGGCCGTGGGCGTTCAGCCTCGACCCGGACTCGCCGGCGCTGCGCGAGTCGCTCGACGCCGGGGGCCGCGGGGTGACCCTGCTCGACGGCGAGATCGTCGTCCTCTCGCGGGGCAAGGACCCCGACCGGCTGGCCCGGGTCGTCGACGTGCCCGTCACGCTGTCGGGGCTGTCGCGGTTCAACATCGCCAACGCCCTGGCCGGCGCCGCGGCGGCGCTCGGGCTGGGGATGCCGCGCTCCGCCGTCGTCGAGGGGCTGAAGTCCTTCGCGCCCGACCCGGTGCTCAACGAGGGCCGGCTCAACACGTACTCCGTGCCGGTCGGGGCGGACGACGCGGCCGCCGCCGAGCGGGGGACCGCCACGGTCATCCTCGACATGGCCCACAACGAGGCCGGCCTCGAGGCGCTGCTCGAGGTGGCCCACGGGCTCAAGACGCCGGGGGCGCGGGTCCACGTCGGGATCGGCGCGACGGGGGACCGGCCGGACGAGGCCATCGAGGGGCTCGGCGAGATCGCCGGCAAGTCGGCCGACCGGGTCGTCATCGCGCACAAGCCGAAGTACCTGCGCGGGCGCACCATCGAGGACATCGACGGCCACCTGCGCGCCGGTCTGGCCCGGGTCGGCACGGTCGACGTCGAGACGTACGAGACCGAGCTGGGCGGGCTCGAGGCCCTGCTCGACGCCGCCCGTCCCGGCGACGTCGTCGCCTACATGGCGCACGACGAGCGCCCCCGGTGCGCGGCCCGGCTGGTCGAGCTCGGCGGCTCGTCCGACGACCCGCGGACGATCCGCCGCAAGGTCGTCGAGGCCCGCGGCGGGCACGAGCTCGACGCCGAGATCGCCGAGCTGTGGGCGCTGGACGACGCGGCCGAGCGGGTCTCGCGGTTCCGGGCGCTCGTGGGCGACCGTCCGCGCGACCTGCGGCTGGCCTACGAGCTGGCCTGCGCGCTGAGCGAGGCGGGCGAGGACTCGGAGGCGGTCGAGCTGCACGTCGCGACCGTCGCCCGGGGTCTGCGCGAGCCCTTCCGGCACCGTGCGCAGCTGCGCGCCGCCGCGGGTGTGCGCACCCTCGGCCGCCTCGACGAGGCCCTCGACCTGCTCGACGAGGTGTCGACCACCCACCCGGGCAGCGTCGCCGCGGCCGCGCTGCGCGGGCTCGTCCTCGCCGACGCCGGCCGGGAGCGCGAGGCCGTCGCCGACCTGCTCGACGCCCTGCTCGACCACGCCGCCGACGAGGACGCGACGTCGTACCGGGCCGCCGTCCGCGCCCAGGCCGAGGCCCTGCGCGAAGGCTGA
- a CDS encoding beta-ketoacyl-ACP reductase, translated as MSDTASSPTPQRVLVTGGNRGIGLAIARAFADAGDDVVVTYRSGEPPEGLQGVRCEVTDTASVDAAFDEAEQLLGGPVEVLVANAGITRDGLLMRMSDDDFDAVLQANLAGAFRCARRATKGMIRARKGRLIFISSVSGLTGAPGQANYSASKAGLVGLARSVARELGGRGITANVVAPGFIETDMTAALSQDVRDGYVATIPMRRFAQVEEVAGVVRFLASPAAGYVTGAVVPVDGGLGMGH; from the coding sequence ATGTCCGACACCGCGAGCAGCCCGACCCCGCAGCGGGTCCTCGTCACGGGCGGCAACCGCGGCATCGGCCTGGCCATCGCCCGCGCGTTCGCGGACGCCGGTGACGACGTCGTCGTCACCTACCGCTCGGGCGAGCCCCCGGAGGGCCTGCAGGGCGTGCGCTGCGAGGTGACCGACACGGCCTCGGTCGACGCCGCGTTCGACGAGGCCGAGCAGCTGCTCGGCGGCCCGGTCGAGGTGCTCGTCGCCAACGCCGGCATCACCCGCGACGGCCTGCTCATGCGGATGAGCGACGACGACTTCGACGCCGTCCTGCAGGCCAACCTCGCCGGCGCCTTCCGCTGCGCCCGCCGCGCCACCAAGGGCATGATCCGCGCCCGCAAGGGCCGGCTGATCTTCATCAGCAGCGTCTCCGGGCTGACCGGGGCGCCCGGGCAGGCCAACTACTCGGCCAGCAAGGCCGGCCTCGTCGGCCTGGCCCGCTCGGTCGCCCGCGAGCTCGGCGGCCGCGGCATCACGGCCAACGTCGTGGCCCCCGGCTTCATCGAGACCGACATGACGGCCGCGCTGTCGCAGGACGTGCGCGACGGGTACGTCGCGACCATCCCGATGCGCCGTTTCGCGCAGGTCGAGGAGGTCGCCGGGGTGGTCCGCTTCCTCGCGAGCCCCGCCGCGGGCTACGTCACCGGCGCCGTCGTGCCGGTCGACGGCGGTCTCGGCATGGGCCACTGA
- a CDS encoding DUF3099 domain-containing protein: MTDVPSSPGADRADRARRYLTAMGLRGLCFVGAILTSGWLRWTFVAGAVVLPYIAVVLANAVGPGKNATGRTTVDPRRTQPQALTGTVVEDPLPGEQVRDAEHR, encoded by the coding sequence GTGACCGACGTGCCGTCCTCCCCCGGTGCGGACCGCGCCGACCGGGCCCGGCGCTACCTCACCGCCATGGGTCTGCGCGGCCTGTGCTTCGTCGGCGCCATCCTCACCTCCGGGTGGCTGCGCTGGACCTTCGTCGCCGGGGCCGTCGTCCTGCCCTACATCGCGGTGGTCCTCGCCAACGCGGTCGGCCCCGGCAAGAACGCCACCGGCCGGACGACCGTCGACCCGCGCAGAACGCAGCCGCAGGCCCTGACCGGCACGGTGGTCGAGGATCCCCTGCCGGGCGAGCAGGTGCGCGACGCCGAGCACCGGTGA
- the moaA gene encoding GTP 3',8-cyclase MoaA: MTQLVDTFGRVARDLRVSVTDRCNLRCTYCMPAEGLPWMPKDEMLTDEELLRLVGVFVGLGVRQVRLTGGEPLLRRTIVDVVAGITALTPRPQVAMTTNGIGLARLAQPLAEAGLDRVNVSLDTIDPEVFRRLTRRDRLDDVEKGLAAAAEAGLTPVKVNAVAMRGVNDHVVADVLGWCLDRGYELRFIEQMPLDAQHGWDRTEMISAQELRERLSERYTLTPLPDRERGSAPAERFLVDGGPATVGIIASVSEPFCGSCDRTRLTADGQVRNCLFSHRETDLRGPLRDGASDEELAGLIRGEMWRKARGHGIGEPDFVQPDRPMSSIGG; the protein is encoded by the coding sequence ATGACACAGCTGGTCGACACCTTCGGGCGGGTGGCACGGGACCTGCGGGTGTCGGTCACGGACCGGTGCAACCTGCGCTGCACCTACTGCATGCCCGCCGAGGGCCTGCCGTGGATGCCCAAGGACGAGATGCTCACCGACGAGGAGCTGCTGCGCCTCGTCGGGGTCTTCGTCGGCCTCGGGGTGCGCCAGGTGCGGCTGACCGGCGGCGAGCCGCTGCTGCGGCGCACCATCGTCGACGTCGTCGCCGGGATCACCGCCCTGACGCCGCGGCCCCAGGTCGCGATGACGACCAACGGCATCGGGCTGGCCCGGCTCGCGCAGCCGCTGGCCGAGGCCGGGCTGGACCGGGTCAACGTCAGCCTCGACACCATCGACCCGGAGGTGTTCCGGCGGCTCACCCGCCGCGACCGCCTCGACGACGTCGAGAAGGGTCTGGCCGCCGCGGCCGAGGCGGGCCTGACGCCCGTCAAGGTCAACGCCGTCGCGATGCGCGGGGTCAACGACCACGTCGTCGCCGACGTCCTCGGCTGGTGCCTCGACCGCGGCTACGAGCTGCGGTTCATCGAGCAGATGCCGCTCGACGCCCAGCACGGCTGGGACCGGACCGAGATGATCTCCGCGCAGGAGCTGCGGGAGCGGCTGTCCGAGCGCTACACCCTCACGCCGCTGCCGGACCGCGAGCGCGGCAGCGCCCCGGCCGAGCGGTTCCTCGTCGACGGCGGTCCCGCGACGGTCGGGATCATCGCCAGCGTCTCCGAGCCGTTCTGCGGCTCGTGCGACCGGACCCGGCTCACCGCCGACGGCCAGGTGCGCAACTGCCTCTTCAGCCACCGCGAGACCGACCTGCGCGGACCGCTGCGCGACGGCGCGAGCGACGAGGAGCTCGCCGGGCTGATCCGCGGGGAGATGTGGCGCAAGGCACGGGGTCACGGCATCGGCGAGCCGGACTTCGTCCAGCCCGACCGGCCGATGTCGTCGATCGGCGGCTGA
- a CDS encoding SURF1 family protein, whose protein sequence is MVRTLVSPRWLLGLLVAVLFAVACVFLGRWQWGKYEDKQTRATTVHTHYAATPVPLAAVAGRLPPTATTEWTRVTATGSYDVAPVLYVRNRALSDNPGFELLSAFTTSVDGRPLRLLVDRGWVASGDTAADLPTAPPPPTGTVTVQGWLRRTEPSLGKDLPRDQLASIALPDAQRSLGGADLAPTYLQLESERTPAGATPPRPTPLEAPDTDLGPNQAYAFQWWLFSVFGFVFYGYRIRLWRQERDALAAEGAPVKVATGERELVPAAAPRKPRKVRIWDEEDG, encoded by the coding sequence GTGGTCCGCACGCTGGTCTCCCCGCGCTGGCTGCTCGGCCTGCTCGTGGCCGTGCTGTTCGCGGTGGCCTGCGTGTTCCTCGGCCGCTGGCAGTGGGGCAAGTACGAGGACAAGCAGACCCGCGCGACGACCGTGCACACCCACTACGCGGCGACGCCGGTGCCGCTCGCCGCGGTGGCCGGGCGGCTGCCGCCCACCGCGACCACGGAGTGGACCCGGGTCACCGCCACGGGCTCGTACGACGTCGCCCCGGTGCTCTACGTGCGCAACCGCGCCCTCAGCGACAACCCCGGCTTCGAGCTGCTGTCGGCGTTCACCACGAGCGTCGACGGCAGGCCGCTGCGCCTGCTCGTCGACCGCGGCTGGGTGGCCAGCGGCGACACCGCCGCCGACCTGCCGACCGCTCCACCGCCGCCGACCGGCACGGTGACCGTGCAGGGCTGGCTGCGCCGGACCGAGCCGTCGCTCGGCAAGGACCTGCCCCGCGACCAGCTGGCGAGCATCGCGCTGCCCGACGCGCAGCGCTCGCTCGGCGGGGCCGACCTCGCGCCGACGTACCTGCAGCTGGAGAGCGAGCGGACGCCCGCCGGGGCGACGCCGCCGCGGCCCACCCCGCTGGAGGCCCCGGACACCGACCTCGGCCCGAACCAGGCCTACGCCTTCCAGTGGTGGCTCTTCTCCGTGTTCGGCTTCGTGTTCTACGGCTACCGGATCCGGCTGTGGCGCCAGGAGCGCGACGCCCTCGCGGCGGAGGGCGCGCCCGTGAAGGTCGCCACCGGCGAGCGCGAGCTGGTTCCCGCCGCCGCGCCGCGCAAGCCCAGGAAGGTGCGGATCTGGGACGAGGAGGACGGCTAG
- a CDS encoding iron chaperone, translating to MDEVEAYVAGLEEADASALRHVVDLAREVAPTAVEGRSYGIPVLKLDGRPLVGVLAAKGHLSLFPFSPEAISAVADRLTGWSRSTGTVRFSAQAPLPDDVVRDLVAARADEIAREPAR from the coding sequence ATGGACGAGGTGGAGGCCTACGTCGCGGGGCTCGAGGAGGCCGACGCGTCAGCCCTGCGGCACGTCGTCGACCTGGCCCGCGAGGTCGCGCCGACGGCGGTCGAGGGCCGCAGCTACGGCATCCCCGTCCTCAAGCTCGACGGGCGCCCGCTCGTGGGCGTGCTGGCCGCCAAGGGGCACCTCAGCCTCTTCCCGTTCAGCCCCGAGGCCATCTCGGCGGTGGCCGACCGGCTGACCGGCTGGTCGCGCTCCACCGGCACGGTGCGCTTCTCCGCCCAGGCGCCGCTGCCCGACGACGTCGTGCGCGACCTCGTGGCGGCCCGGGCCGACGAGATCGCCCGCGAGCCGGCGCGCTAG
- the fabI gene encoding enoyl-ACP reductase FabI, with product MGILEGKRLLVTGVLMDTSIAFHIAKIAQEEGAQVVLTSFGRTMKITSTIAKRLPTTPPVVELDVSDQAHLDSLTDRLREHVDGLDGVVHSIGFAPPGAFNFMEGTWDDVSTAVQISAYSLKGLAAAALPMMSPGGSVVGLTFDAKFAWPVYDWMGVAKAAFEATNRYLARDLGAKGIRSNLVSAGPIRTTAAKSIPGFDQFEKVWGDRAPLGWDLTDPVPAARACVALLSDWFPATTGEIVHVDGGVHAMGQ from the coding sequence ATGGGAATCCTCGAGGGCAAGCGCCTGCTCGTGACCGGTGTCCTCATGGACACCTCGATCGCCTTCCACATCGCGAAGATCGCCCAGGAGGAGGGCGCGCAGGTCGTGCTGACCTCCTTCGGGCGGACGATGAAGATCACCTCGACGATCGCCAAGCGGCTGCCGACGACCCCGCCGGTCGTCGAGCTCGACGTCAGCGACCAGGCGCACCTCGACAGCCTCACCGACCGGCTGCGCGAGCACGTCGACGGCCTCGACGGCGTCGTGCACTCCATCGGGTTCGCCCCGCCGGGCGCGTTCAACTTCATGGAGGGCACCTGGGACGACGTGTCCACCGCGGTGCAGATCTCGGCCTACTCGCTCAAGGGCCTCGCGGCCGCGGCGCTGCCGATGATGTCCCCCGGCGGCAGCGTCGTCGGCCTGACCTTCGACGCGAAGTTCGCCTGGCCGGTCTACGACTGGATGGGCGTGGCCAAGGCCGCCTTCGAGGCGACCAACCGCTACCTGGCCCGCGACCTCGGCGCCAAGGGCATCCGCTCCAACCTCGTCTCGGCCGGCCCGATCCGCACGACGGCGGCCAAGTCGATCCCCGGCTTCGACCAGTTCGAGAAGGTGTGGGGCGACCGCGCCCCCCTGGGCTGGGACCTCACCGACCCGGTGCCGGCCGCCCGCGCCTGCGTCGCGCTGCTCAGCGACTGGTTCCCGGCGACGACGGGCGAGATCGTCCACGTCGACGGCGGCGTGCACGCGATGGGCCAGTGA
- a CDS encoding ABC transporter ATP-binding protein, whose product MSQHAGWMMMRSLSSDSSVKKQALPPGTGRRVLGYATPYTRSLLAFLVLVVADAVVLVATPLLLRDIVDLGVTPKDSGVVVRLSLLVGLLALVDAGLTVWQRWYSARIGEGLIYDLRAEVFAHVLRQPIAFFTRAQTGSLVSRLNTDVVGAQAAFTTVLSSVVSNAVSLVLIVGAMLSLSWQLTLGALLLVPFFLVPAKLMGHRLADLSYQQMTLNADMGTRMTERFNVAGALLVKLFGNPRREDEEYAVRASAVRDAGVAIAINRTFFLVGLSLVASLATAMVYGFGGVMAVSGGLTVGTLLALAALLARLYAPLTALSNVRVDIMTALVSFSRVFEVLDLPPLVKEPEHPRPLPAGALGVELDDVSFRYPGADEVSLASLEAIGTGDRAAGSTVLRGVSFTARPGELVALVGPSGAGKTTITSLVARLYDPTGGAVRLGGVDLREVPSTDLREAVGVVTQEAHLFHDTIRANLAYVRPDATEAQMRDALRSAHVLALVDALPEGLDTVVGDRGHRLSGGEKQRLAIARLLLRGPRVVVLDEATAHLDSESEAAVQRALDAALDGRTALVIAHRLSTVRGADQILVVDGGRIVERGTHAELLARGGLYADLHETQFADPQGIVTAP is encoded by the coding sequence ATGAGCCAGCACGCCGGCTGGATGATGATGCGCTCGCTGTCGTCCGACTCCTCGGTGAAGAAGCAGGCGCTGCCGCCCGGGACGGGGCGGCGGGTGCTGGGCTACGCGACGCCGTACACCCGCTCGCTGCTGGCCTTCCTCGTCCTCGTCGTCGCCGACGCCGTCGTCCTCGTCGCGACCCCGCTCCTGCTGCGTGACATCGTCGACCTCGGGGTCACCCCGAAGGACAGCGGCGTCGTCGTGCGGCTCTCGCTGCTCGTGGGGCTGCTCGCGCTCGTCGACGCCGGCCTCACGGTCTGGCAGCGGTGGTACTCAGCGCGGATCGGCGAGGGGCTCATCTACGACCTGCGGGCCGAGGTCTTCGCGCACGTCCTGCGCCAGCCGATCGCCTTCTTCACCCGCGCGCAGACGGGCTCGCTGGTCAGCCGGCTCAACACCGACGTCGTCGGGGCGCAGGCCGCGTTCACCACCGTGCTGTCGTCGGTGGTGAGCAACGCGGTGAGCCTCGTCCTCATCGTCGGCGCCATGCTCAGCCTGTCGTGGCAGCTGACCCTGGGCGCGCTGCTGCTCGTCCCGTTCTTCCTCGTGCCGGCCAAGCTCATGGGGCACCGGCTGGCCGACTTGTCCTACCAGCAGATGACCCTCAACGCCGACATGGGCACCCGGATGACCGAGCGCTTCAACGTCGCCGGCGCCCTGCTCGTCAAGCTCTTCGGCAACCCCCGCCGCGAGGACGAGGAGTACGCCGTGCGCGCCTCCGCCGTCCGCGACGCCGGCGTCGCCATCGCCATCAACCGGACCTTCTTCCTCGTCGGCCTCTCGCTCGTGGCGTCGCTGGCCACCGCGATGGTCTACGGGTTCGGCGGCGTGATGGCCGTCTCCGGCGGGCTCACCGTCGGGACGCTGCTCGCGCTCGCGGCCCTGCTGGCCCGGCTCTACGCGCCGCTCACCGCGCTGTCGAACGTGCGGGTCGACATCATGACGGCCCTCGTCTCGTTCTCCCGGGTCTTCGAGGTGCTCGACCTCCCGCCGCTGGTCAAGGAGCCCGAGCACCCGCGGCCGCTGCCGGCGGGCGCGCTCGGTGTCGAGCTGGACGACGTGTCCTTCCGCTACCCCGGGGCGGACGAGGTCTCGCTCGCCTCGCTCGAGGCGATCGGCACCGGTGACCGGGCGGCGGGCTCCACCGTCCTGCGGGGCGTCTCGTTCACCGCCCGGCCGGGCGAGCTCGTCGCCCTCGTGGGCCCGAGCGGCGCGGGCAAGACGACGATCACCTCGCTCGTCGCGCGGCTCTACGACCCGACCGGCGGTGCCGTCCGGCTCGGCGGGGTCGACCTGCGCGAGGTCCCCTCGACCGACCTGCGCGAGGCCGTGGGGGTCGTCACCCAGGAGGCGCACCTCTTCCACGACACCATCCGCGCCAACCTCGCCTACGTCCGCCCCGACGCCACCGAGGCGCAGATGCGCGACGCCCTGCGTTCGGCGCACGTGCTCGCGCTCGTCGACGCCCTGCCCGAGGGCCTGGACACCGTCGTCGGCGACCGCGGCCACCGCCTCTCGGGCGGCGAGAAGCAGCGCCTGGCCATCGCCCGCCTGCTGCTGCGCGGACCGCGCGTCGTCGTCCTCGACGAGGCGACCGCCCACCTGGACTCGGAGTCCGAGGCGGCCGTCCAGCGCGCGCTCGACGCCGCCCTCGACGGCCGGACGGCGCTCGTCATCGCCCACCGCCTCTCCACCGTCCGCGGCGCCGACCAGATCCTCGTCGTCGACGGCGGGCGGATCGTCGAGCGCGGCACGCACGCCGAGCTCCTGGCCCGCGGCGGGCTCTACGCGGACCTCCACGAGACCCAGTTCGCCGACCCCCAGGGGATCGTGACCGCTCCGTGA
- a CDS encoding enoyl-CoA hydratase/isomerase family protein, producing the protein MSTEAASPHPWLRVERGGPGGVVRTVTLANPAERNAMTPSLWRALAQVAEQTPDDVRVVVLRGEGRSFCAGLHRALLTPGGLEGEDDMLAVAGSGQEAAEAMIEQYQAGFTAWSRLPAVVVAAVQGHAIGGGFQLALAADLRVVADDVQLAMRETALGMVPDLAGTSPLVHLVGYAHALEICATGRYVGAEEAHALGLANVIAPAGGLDAAVEQVVGALLAAPAAALRELKPLLRHAVDAAPEDQQALERRTNARLLGAMARGAGPSGPGAGPGSGSE; encoded by the coding sequence GTGAGCACCGAGGCGGCGTCCCCGCACCCCTGGCTGCGCGTCGAGCGCGGCGGACCGGGCGGGGTCGTCCGGACCGTCACGCTGGCCAACCCCGCCGAGCGCAACGCGATGACCCCGAGCCTGTGGCGCGCGCTGGCCCAGGTCGCGGAGCAGACCCCGGACGACGTCCGCGTCGTCGTGCTGCGCGGGGAGGGACGCTCGTTCTGCGCCGGCCTGCACCGCGCGCTGCTGACCCCCGGCGGGCTCGAGGGCGAGGACGACATGCTCGCCGTCGCCGGCTCCGGGCAGGAGGCGGCCGAGGCGATGATCGAGCAGTACCAGGCCGGCTTCACCGCCTGGTCGCGGCTGCCCGCGGTCGTCGTCGCCGCCGTCCAGGGGCACGCCATCGGCGGCGGCTTCCAGCTCGCCCTCGCCGCCGACCTGCGGGTCGTCGCCGACGACGTGCAGCTCGCGATGCGCGAGACCGCCCTCGGCATGGTCCCCGACCTCGCCGGCACGTCGCCGCTCGTGCACCTCGTCGGCTACGCCCACGCCCTGGAGATCTGCGCGACGGGCCGGTACGTCGGCGCCGAGGAGGCCCACGCGCTCGGCCTGGCCAACGTCATCGCCCCCGCCGGCGGGCTCGACGCCGCCGTCGAGCAGGTCGTGGGCGCGTTGCTGGCCGCCCCCGCGGCGGCGCTGCGCGAGCTCAAGCCGCTGCTGCGGCACGCCGTCGACGCGGCGCCCGAGGACCAGCAGGCGCTCGAGCGGCGCACCAACGCCCGGCTGCTCGGGGCGATGGCCCGTGGTGCCGGCCCGTCCGGCCCGGGTGCCGGTCCGGGATCCGGGTCGGAATAG
- a CDS encoding alanine racemase: MSDAAPYDVAAVAALDDEVVDERSKAIPPSLWGLTVAQVRERRPRLAELSTPVLTLDRGALTANRDAVAAWCAERGLGLAPHGKTTMAPRLWAEQLDAGAWGITVATGAQLAVARRFGVRRVLVANELLSPGTLRWLADDLAAHPDVEVVVWVDSLEAVALMEDALAGARGPTVLVELGRAGARTGARDLETAVAVARALVASPVLRLGGVGGYEGVVASGAGADDLAAVRAYVEDLRALHERLDAEQAYDALRAGGRRPLVTCGGSAYPDVVAEVLAPLAPSGADVVLRSGASLVHDDGHYEGLSPFGGDARGEGPRLRAAMHAWARVLSQPEPGLALADAGKRDVPFDLGLPTVQRRRARPDEPVGDQGVVRLEGVAVTALADQHAFLRWDAGTPAPVRVGDVVRLGLSHPCTAFDRWSLIPVVDDADAADPVVVDLVRTLF, encoded by the coding sequence GTGAGCGACGCGGCGCCGTACGACGTCGCGGCGGTCGCCGCCCTCGACGACGAGGTCGTCGACGAGCGGTCCAAGGCGATACCGCCGTCGCTGTGGGGGCTGACGGTCGCGCAGGTGCGCGAGCGACGACCGCGGCTCGCCGAGCTGTCGACGCCGGTGCTCACCCTCGACCGGGGTGCGCTGACCGCGAACCGGGACGCGGTCGCCGCCTGGTGCGCCGAGCGCGGGCTGGGGCTGGCGCCGCACGGCAAGACGACGATGGCGCCGCGGCTGTGGGCCGAGCAGCTCGACGCGGGCGCCTGGGGGATCACCGTCGCCACGGGCGCCCAGCTGGCCGTGGCGCGCCGGTTCGGGGTACGGCGCGTCCTCGTCGCCAACGAGCTGCTCTCCCCCGGCACGCTGCGCTGGCTGGCCGACGACCTCGCGGCGCACCCGGACGTCGAGGTCGTCGTCTGGGTCGACTCTCTCGAGGCGGTCGCGCTGATGGAGGACGCCCTCGCAGGGGCCCGTGGCCCGACGGTGCTCGTCGAGCTCGGGCGGGCCGGTGCGCGCACCGGGGCGCGGGACCTCGAGACGGCGGTCGCCGTCGCGCGGGCGCTGGTCGCGAGCCCGGTGCTGCGCCTCGGCGGCGTCGGCGGGTACGAGGGCGTCGTCGCGTCGGGGGCGGGCGCCGACGACCTCGCCGCGGTGCGCGCTTACGTCGAGGACCTGCGGGCCCTGCACGAGCGCCTCGACGCCGAGCAGGCGTACGACGCCCTGCGGGCCGGCGGCCGCCGGCCGCTCGTCACCTGCGGCGGCAGCGCCTACCCCGACGTCGTCGCCGAGGTCCTCGCCCCGCTCGCCCCGTCCGGTGCGGACGTGGTCCTGCGCAGCGGCGCGTCGCTCGTCCACGACGACGGCCACTACGAGGGGCTGTCGCCGTTCGGCGGGGACGCGCGCGGAGAGGGTCCCCGGCTGCGGGCGGCGATGCACGCGTGGGCGCGGGTGCTGTCCCAGCCCGAGCCGGGCCTCGCCCTCGCCGACGCGGGCAAGCGCGACGTGCCGTTCGACCTCGGCCTGCCGACGGTGCAACGGCGTCGCGCGCGACCCGACGAGCCGGTGGGCGATCAGGGCGTCGTACGGCTGGAAGGGGTGGCGGTGACCGCCCTGGCCGACCAGCACGCGTTCCTGCGCTGGGACGCCGGGACCCCCGCCCCGGTGCGCGTCGGCGACGTCGTCCGGCTCGGCCTGTCCCACCCGTGCACGGCCTTCGACCGCTGGTCGCTCATCCCGGTCGTCGACGACGCCGACGCCGCCGACCCCGTCGTCGTCGACCTCGTCCGCACGCTGTTCTGA